Proteins encoded by one window of Anabaena sphaerica FACHB-251:
- a CDS encoding GerMN domain-containing protein, with protein MNEQQRNNRNISSGVIATVSAAVVAVSGGVAWLTSQTPETPIPGNPSQSIRQPQQPLTTQPGNEQTANIYWLKPTEKSFELVPQPIKIAAAQPNQALESAFKTLLAGPTEGTDSTTIPKGTKLLGMKVENNEVHVNLSEDFTSGGGSASMVGRVGQVVYTATTLNPQAKVYIDVNGKPLEVLGGEGVEIEQPLTRTTFNQNYPL; from the coding sequence ATGAATGAGCAACAAAGAAATAACCGTAATATTTCTTCAGGTGTAATAGCGACCGTCTCAGCTGCGGTTGTAGCGGTAAGTGGTGGGGTAGCTTGGTTGACTTCCCAAACTCCTGAGACTCCCATACCAGGAAACCCCTCTCAAAGCATTAGACAGCCCCAACAGCCATTAACTACCCAACCAGGGAACGAACAAACGGCTAATATATATTGGCTCAAACCAACGGAAAAAAGCTTTGAGTTAGTTCCTCAGCCGATAAAAATTGCTGCCGCACAGCCCAACCAAGCTTTAGAATCCGCTTTCAAAACTTTGTTAGCAGGTCCAACGGAAGGTACAGATTCCACTACTATTCCCAAAGGTACTAAACTGCTAGGAATGAAAGTGGAAAATAATGAAGTCCACGTTAATTTATCAGAAGATTTTACAAGTGGTGGTGGTAGTGCCTCAATGGTTGGTCGTGTAGGTCAGGTTGTCTACACCGCTACAACTTTAAATCCTCAAGCCAAGGTGTACATTGATGTGAATGGCAAGCCTTTGGAAGTTTTGGGTGGTGAAGGTGTGGAAATAGAACAACCACTAACTCGCACAACCTTTA